The nucleotide window CGGCAGCACTTCCACGGTTGCGGCATAGGCCGCACGGCGTGCCTTGGCCGGCTTGATCGAGACCTTGTCGTCACGCACGTCGGCTTCGAGCCAGTACATGCCCGGCGCGGGCCACTTCACGCTGAACTTGCCGTCGGCATCGGTCGTTACCGACAGATCGTTGAGTTTGTCGCGGTAGCGAATGCCGCCCGGCACCACTTCCACTTTCACGTTTGCCGCCGGCTTGCCGTCGTGCAGCAGACGGAAGCTCGCGGTGCTGCCGTCGACCAGATCGTTCGGATGCGAGATCGGCGCAAGCTCAAGCCCTTGACCCGTCGTCGCCAGCGCCGTCGTCGTGGGCTTGCCGCGCGTGACAAACGACTCCACACGCGACAGGCCTTCCGTGACTTGCAGGTCTTGCGCGTTAGCGGGTACTTCCTTCGCAAACGCTTCCGGCGAACCACGCCAGCGTTTGGTCTCGGTACCCACCTTGTAGCTTGCCGACAGCCCGTGGTTCACCACGGCGATCTTGTACGTTCCGTCCTGCGTGAGATGCACGTCGAAGACGCTGCGATAGCGGCCCGTCGATGCGTTCTCGGCCTTCACCGGCTTGCCGTCCGGCGCCGTCACGACGAGCCCGTCCAGACGCATTGGGAAATGCTCGAAGTAGAACAGGTCGTTCGAGACCGCAGCATCCACCGTCACCCACGGATCGTTGCCCGACAGCACGGTGGCCGACGGCAGCAACCACTGACGGTGCGCCTGTGCGGCGAGCGGTGCCAGTGCGGCGATGGCCAATGCAGAGACGAGAGACAGCTTCTTCAGCGAGAACTTCATGATCAGCTCCTGTACAGCGATTCTGGAAAAAGGAATTCGGTCGTGAGGCGGCAGTCGCGGCTCAGGGCTTCACGCTCAGCGACACCGCGCCGAGTTCGTGCTCACCCTTGACCTGCGCCGACTTCGCGTCGGCAGGCGGCCACGTGAACGGCACGCGAATCAGTTCGCGACCGCCCACTTCACGGGCCGCTTCCACCACGAGTTGGTACTCACCGGCGGCCAGCTTGCCCAGCGGTGCTTTGCCGTCGACAAAAGTCAGCGAGTGCTCACCGGGGGCTCTCGTCGCACCCGACACACCGTCGGCCGGCATCGTCATGTCGCGCCCTGCCTTACGCCACCACTGGCGCATGTCCTTGAGCCACTTGGTGCCTTCGGCATTCTTGAGCTTGCCGTCGTACCAGACCGACAACGTGGTCACGGGCGACTGATCCGCCTTTTCGATCCACATCGCCACATACGGACGGTGATACTCCGCCACGTTCAGACGCGGAATTTCGACCTTGACGGTCATCTCGGCGGCCGCCGCATTTCCCGCGAATGGTGCTGCCACCAGACCGGTCAACGTGACGGAAAGCATTCGACGCATGGCTATCCCCTATCGAGCAAACCTCGGGTTGAGTTCAGATTGAAGTACTAAGAAAACGCTATCGACGCTGTCGACGCAACCGACACTAGCGACACTAGCGACGCGCGCCCCGATCCGGTCGCTGCGTCTCGGTGAATGCTTAGTGAATGAACAAGATGACGAGCAGCAGCGGGATGACGAGCCCCAGACCGACCAGCGGCCACGTCGCCACGCGGTTGCCCGCATGCAGCTTGAGCAGAAACAAGCCGGTCACGCTGAACACCAGACACGCCAGCGCAAACACGTCGATAAAGAGGCTCCACGCATTGCCGGTATTGCGGCCCTTGTGCAGGTCATTCAAATAGGAAATCCAGCCGCGCGTGGTCAGTTCGTACTGGGTCTCACCGCTCTGCAAATCCACACTCACCCACGCATCGCCACCGGGACGCGGCAATGCGACGTAAATTTCGTCAGCCGACCACTCGGCCTCTCGGCCCTCGGCATCGATGGCGAGCGACGTGTGCAGCCAATCGGCGAGCGCCGCCGGTACCGGGCCTTTGTCCTTGTGGGGTGTCTCGCCAAGCTGCGTCAGCAGGGCATCGGGCACCTGCGCCGCGCGCTTGACGACTTGGGGGTGAGCTTCGATCTGACCTGCGTGGTTGAGCGTGAAGCCCGTGATCGCGAACAGCATCATGCCGAGCAGACAGATCGCCGAACTGATCCAGTGCCACTGGTGCAGATGTTTGAGCCAGAACGCGCGCCGCTGCCGGCCGGCACCGAGCTGGAGTTCGTTCATTGCGGAATTCGGGACATCAAAGCGAGCCTAGGGATGGCGGGCATGGCAGTCATCGTAGTGTCATGGCGAGCCGACATTCGCGCGCCGCACTATCTCAGGGAAACTGAAAAGTGCAATGATAATCGTTTGCATT belongs to Pandoraea norimbergensis and includes:
- a CDS encoding DUF4198 domain-containing protein, which gives rise to MKFSLKKLSLVSALAIAALAPLAAQAHRQWLLPSATVLSGNDPWVTVDAAVSNDLFYFEHFPMRLDGLVVTAPDGKPVKAENASTGRYRSVFDVHLTQDGTYKIAVVNHGLSASYKVGTETKRWRGSPEAFAKEVPANAQDLQVTEGLSRVESFVTRGKPTTTALATTGQGLELAPISHPNDLVDGSTASFRLLHDGKPAANVKVEVVPGGIRYRDKLNDLSVTTDADGKFSVKWPAPGMYWLEADVRDDKVSIKPAKARRAAYAATVEVLPQ
- a CDS encoding DUF2271 domain-containing protein translates to MRRMLSVTLTGLVAAPFAGNAAAAEMTVKVEIPRLNVAEYHRPYVAMWIEKADQSPVTTLSVWYDGKLKNAEGTKWLKDMRQWWRKAGRDMTMPADGVSGATRAPGEHSLTFVDGKAPLGKLAAGEYQLVVEAAREVGGRELIRVPFTWPPADAKSAQVKGEHELGAVSLSVKP
- a CDS encoding PepSY-associated TM helix domain-containing protein, which translates into the protein MNELQLGAGRQRRAFWLKHLHQWHWISSAICLLGMMLFAITGFTLNHAGQIEAHPQVVKRAAQVPDALLTQLGETPHKDKGPVPAALADWLHTSLAIDAEGREAEWSADEIYVALPRPGGDAWVSVDLQSGETQYELTTRGWISYLNDLHKGRNTGNAWSLFIDVFALACLVFSVTGLFLLKLHAGNRVATWPLVGLGLVIPLLLVILFIH